Genomic segment of Balnearium lithotrophicum:
TGAATTTTCCTGACTATCTCGGCATCTACCTTTCCTTCCTCCATTCCTTTCTGCAGAACCTCAAGTGCCCTCTTTTCCCTCTCCTCCCTGATTTTTTGAAGGTCCGCCATTGTTTTGGCAAGTTTTTGGAGTGCAGAGACGAGCTCTGTAGGGTCTTCAAACTCCATAGACTGGATGTCTTTAACGAACTTGAACATGTGATTGGCAAGCATCGTTCCCATCGTTTCTATGACGTCTGTTGCGGGGTTCTCTCTTAATGTGTCTATCAGTGCTTTCGTCTCCTCGTATATTTTCTTGTAGTCCTCTGCAGCCTGAGCATAGGACTTGTAAGCTCTGTGGATTGAGGATTTTGAAATGTCGTAACCTTCTGCCCTTAAGATTGCCTCTATTTCTTTGAAGGTCTTCTTTTCATTCTCGTACAGGTAAACGATTCTTGTTATTACGTCCTGGAGGACTGCTTTTTTTCTCCTTGGCATTACTCGTCCTCCCAGAAGGCAATCCCGTTATCACAGAGAGTTCCTTCAATAAGGTCTATCCCGTGAGGAGTTATCTTGTAGAGCCTTATCACCTCAAACCTTCTAACTGGATGCTCCATTTCCCTCTCTTCCACGTATCCCTTGTCTTTCAGGTATTCAAGGGCTTTCTCTATGTCTTTCGGCTTGAACTCTTTGTAGAAGGCCTCTATTACCCCTATCCTTTCGATGTCTCTCGGGTAAATCCTGTGAAGGAAATCAAGTATCAGTCCTCTGAGAAGCTTTTCCCTCATTTCCTCATCTCCTTGAACGTTTCTATGAACTGCTTGAAGATTTCAGTTATGGTTGCTCTCAATTCCCTTATGTCTGCTTTCCAGCCACCCAAGTCGTCGTAGTACTGCCTCTTGTCAACCTTTTCCGATATTTCGTATCTGATTTGATTCTCAAATTCGCTGAATCTCTTCTCTACCGACCTTTGGTATTCATCGATTCTTGCGTTTGTTGCCGAAAGCTCCTCTTTGAGGTTCTTGACCGAGTAGTAAATCCATGCACCGTTTCCGGTCAGAGTCCCTACAATCATTATCAGCTTCACCCAGTCCATCAGTTCCATTGATAGAGTCATGCCAACTCCCTGTTAAAGGAAAATCGAAACTGATAGGAAAATCAAAGCTGTT
This window contains:
- a CDS encoding phage protein Gp27 family protein; the protein is MPRRKKAVLQDVITRIVYLYENEKKTFKEIEAILRAEGYDISKSSIHRAYKSYAQAAEDYKKIYEETKALIDTLRENPATDVIETMGTMLANHMFKFVKDIQSMEFEDPTELVSALQKLAKTMADLQKIREEREKRALEVLQKGMEEGKVDAEIVRKIQELYGA